One genomic region from Jilunia laotingensis encodes:
- a CDS encoding GumC family protein: METRKDESMQEQEIDLIELFYKLLIHWKWFAVTVPFALFIALIYVNLSIPIYKASASIIIKDSDTKDKMLDELFSTNSPALSAAGTQMEDEMEIMRSRSILSQVVDELNLHTIYKVKKGGRYLEEVYCPLRATLDKEAMDTLSSTLSIEIEGTVSGFEVRSEQANKQQTTTFTGFPAFIDTPAGRLTLRCLSDEEFPEEMEISILCLPDAVRACSSKLTVATTSKKTSIIGLSYTDIDKRRAEAFLSKLIEVYNRDALADKNKVAGNTLVFIEERLDSISGELGFVEKHMEQYKVQERVSDIKTNMALDLSTNNEYEKKLLEVETQLNMTNSIYNYVENSKHSYSLLPVNTGISDTGLLKLIDEYNKELLERERLLYAMKDNNPAIINQNIKIDVLKRNVVSALAGVREGLLIERNDIMQKTNYFNSRIMSIPKQEREFNNINRQQQIKANLYLMLLERKEQAAISLAATINKARIIDAALAEDVPVSPKRKVIYVGAAFWALCLTAGFIFLKDAFRTKIGSASEVEKTQLPIMGMIPQISESEKQVMEGRNNILDEAFRRTRTNLRFITESEEKRCILVTSTVSGDGKSFVSINLALTFAFMGCKVLLVGLDLRKPRLAEYFGLNTKQGMSYYLSGNETQLDNLILPSGLHPLLSVAPAGPIPPNPAELLETDKLKEAFVYFREHFDYVIVDSAPVGMVSDSLCLGRVTDFTLFVCRMNCTPKSALSLAVDLDVSEQINSVSFIINGCKVSDKKYSYGYGYGYSYGSGNTK; this comes from the coding sequence ATGGAAACAAGAAAGGATGAATCTATGCAAGAACAGGAAATAGACCTGATCGAACTATTTTACAAATTACTCATTCATTGGAAATGGTTCGCTGTAACAGTTCCTTTTGCGCTATTTATTGCACTGATTTATGTCAATTTATCTATTCCTATTTATAAGGCATCCGCTTCGATTATCATTAAGGATTCCGATACTAAAGACAAAATGCTGGATGAACTGTTTTCAACCAACAGCCCGGCCCTCTCTGCTGCGGGCACTCAAATGGAGGATGAGATGGAGATTATGCGTTCGCGTTCCATACTTTCACAGGTAGTGGATGAACTGAACCTGCATACTATTTATAAAGTGAAAAAAGGAGGCAGATACTTGGAAGAGGTCTATTGCCCGTTGCGAGCCACTCTCGATAAGGAAGCCATGGATACGCTATCAAGTACTTTGTCGATAGAGATAGAGGGAACAGTATCCGGATTCGAAGTCCGTTCCGAACAGGCGAACAAACAGCAAACAACTACTTTTACCGGATTCCCGGCTTTTATCGATACTCCAGCGGGTAGGCTTACTTTACGTTGTCTATCAGATGAAGAGTTTCCGGAGGAAATGGAAATTTCTATCCTCTGTTTGCCGGATGCCGTACGGGCTTGTTCCAGTAAGCTGACGGTGGCAACTACCTCCAAAAAGACATCTATCATTGGTTTGTCTTATACCGATATTGACAAAAGAAGAGCTGAGGCGTTTTTGTCGAAGTTGATTGAAGTATACAATCGGGATGCTTTGGCGGATAAGAATAAAGTGGCTGGAAACACGCTGGTGTTTATTGAGGAGAGATTGGATAGTATCAGTGGAGAGCTTGGTTTTGTAGAGAAACATATGGAGCAATACAAGGTACAGGAGCGGGTGAGCGATATAAAAACGAATATGGCACTTGATTTGAGTACTAATAATGAGTATGAGAAGAAACTGCTGGAAGTGGAAACTCAGTTAAATATGACGAATTCTATTTATAATTATGTAGAGAATAGTAAGCATTCATATTCTTTGTTACCGGTCAATACGGGGATTTCCGATACGGGATTGCTGAAGCTGATTGATGAGTACAACAAAGAACTTCTGGAACGCGAGCGGTTGCTGTATGCTATGAAAGATAATAATCCAGCGATTATCAATCAGAATATTAAGATAGATGTCTTGAAAAGAAATGTGGTCAGTGCTTTGGCAGGTGTGAGAGAAGGTCTGCTCATTGAGCGGAATGATATCATGCAGAAAACGAATTATTTTAATTCCAGAATCATGAGTATACCTAAACAAGAAAGAGAATTTAATAATATCAATCGGCAACAGCAGATTAAAGCTAACCTCTACCTCATGTTACTGGAGCGGAAAGAACAAGCAGCTATCTCGTTGGCAGCTACCATCAACAAGGCTCGGATCATTGATGCTGCATTGGCAGAAGATGTTCCGGTTTCTCCCAAACGTAAGGTGATTTATGTGGGTGCGGCTTTTTGGGCACTTTGTCTTACTGCGGGATTTATTTTTTTGAAGGATGCTTTCCGTACAAAGATAGGATCTGCCTCGGAAGTAGAAAAGACCCAACTGCCTATTATGGGGATGATACCGCAGATATCTGAGTCAGAAAAACAGGTGATGGAAGGTCGCAATAATATACTGGACGAAGCTTTCAGGAGAACACGAACCAATTTGCGTTTTATAACCGAAAGCGAAGAAAAGAGATGTATTCTGGTTACTTCTACTGTAAGTGGAGATGGCAAAAGTTTTGTGAGTATCAATCTGGCATTGACATTTGCGTTTATGGGTTGTAAAGTGCTTCTTGTCGGACTGGATCTTCGCAAACCGAGATTGGCTGAATATTTCGGATTGAATACGAAACAAGGCATGTCCTATTATTTGTCGGGCAATGAAACTCAATTGGACAATCTGATCCTGCCGTCCGGTCTACATCCTCTCCTGTCTGTGGCTCCGGCCGGACCTATTCCACCCAATCCTGCCGAACTTCTTGAGACAGATAAGTTGAAAGAGGCTTTTGTTTATTTTCGTGAGCATTTCGATTATGTGATTGTTGATTCGGCTCCTGTAGGAATGGTTAGTGATAGCTTGTGTCTGGGTAGAGTGACGGATTTCACATTGTTCGTTTGTCGGATGAATTGTACTCCGAAAAGTGCCTTGTCATTGGCTGTTGACTTAGATGTATCGGAGCAGATCAATAGTGTTTCTTTTATTATAAATGGATGTAAGGTTTCCGACAAAAAATACAGCTATGGTTACGGCTATGGATATAGCTATGGTTCTGGAAATACAAAATAA
- a CDS encoding polysaccharide biosynthesis/export family protein has protein sequence MNKFFYAVSSMAFCILLCTSCASTRRITYLQVEPGAVNDTVISSNFDVKIMPKDLLTISVSTSDPEASIPFNLIIPSVQTNNTTNLLSQPTLQNYLVSSRGEIVFPVLGILKIAGLTTQQASDMIVKRLKTYLKETPIVTVRLVNYKISVIGEVNRPNVYTVDNEKVSILEAIAMAGDLTIYGKRDNVKIIREDEYAHRHIISMNLNDANLIYSPYFYLKQNDIVYVEPNRAKRQSANIGSSTSLLVSATSILISLAGLIVNILR, from the coding sequence ATGAATAAGTTTTTTTATGCTGTCTCCAGCATGGCTTTCTGCATTCTTCTTTGTACTTCGTGTGCATCAACCAGACGTATCACTTACCTGCAAGTAGAACCTGGTGCGGTAAATGATACGGTGATTTCTTCTAATTTTGATGTGAAGATCATGCCGAAAGATCTTTTGACTATTTCGGTTAGCACTTCAGATCCGGAAGCATCCATACCTTTCAACCTGATTATACCTTCTGTTCAAACGAATAATACGACCAATCTATTGTCGCAACCTACCCTACAGAATTATTTGGTGAGTAGCCGTGGAGAAATTGTGTTTCCTGTGCTGGGAATACTGAAAATTGCTGGATTGACTACTCAACAGGCTTCTGATATGATTGTCAAGAGGCTGAAAACTTATCTGAAAGAAACTCCCATCGTTACCGTCCGTCTGGTAAATTATAAAATATCCGTCATCGGTGAAGTGAATCGTCCCAATGTATATACCGTCGATAATGAAAAGGTAAGCATCCTCGAAGCCATTGCGATGGCGGGAGACTTGACGATCTATGGAAAACGGGATAATGTGAAGATCATTCGTGAGGATGAGTATGCGCACAGGCATATCATTTCTATGAACCTGAATGACGCTAATCTCATTTATTCGCCTTATTTCTACCTGAAACAAAATGATATTGTCTATGTGGAACCCAATCGGGCAAAGAGGCAAAGTGCTAATATCGGTTCTTCCACCAGTTTATTGGTATCGGCTACGTCGATACTCATTTCTCTTGCCGGTCTTATTGTGAATATACTTCGTTGA
- a CDS encoding DUF4980 domain-containing protein: MKALSKATLTIGILLFANITLFAGDVSFKITKRYLNFPISHQQERGRMTFEADGKDKLSVVVRLAPDKADYWVFKDMSAYKGKTVKITYEGNEKGLSQIYQADEIAGQDSLYKEKNRPQFHFTTRRGWINDPNGLIYHDGEYHLFYQHNPFERDWENMHWGHAVSKDLVHWEELPDALYPDHLGTMFSGSAVIDYDNTAGFNKGKTPAMVAAFTAASPDRQVQGIAYSLDNGRTFTKYAHNPVIDSKEKWNSGDTRDPKVFWYAPSKHWVLVLNERDGHSIYTSGNLKDWKYESHVTGFWECPELFELAVDGNKDNTKWVMYGASGTYMIGSFDGKVFKPEAGKYCYTTGSIYAAQTITNIPASDGRRIQIGWGRVSHPGMPFNGMMMLPTELTLRTTKDGIRLVSVPVKETEQLFQPIRKWHSLTSDEANQKLKEFYDADCLRIKTTFKLSHATDAGFNLFGQRIIGYDMNSNLINGHFYSPQDPTSMELSADIYIDRTTIEVFIDGGLYSYSMERRPYEDNKEGFHFWGNRIEVKNLEVEAVKSIW; this comes from the coding sequence ATGAAAGCATTAAGTAAAGCGACATTAACTATTGGTATTCTTTTATTCGCAAACATTACCTTGTTTGCAGGAGACGTCTCTTTCAAAATAACGAAGAGATACCTCAACTTCCCTATCTCCCACCAACAGGAGAGAGGCAGGATGACCTTCGAAGCGGATGGAAAAGACAAACTGTCCGTAGTAGTTCGTCTGGCACCAGACAAAGCAGATTACTGGGTATTCAAGGATATGTCCGCCTATAAGGGAAAAACGGTCAAGATCACTTATGAGGGGAATGAAAAAGGACTGAGCCAGATTTATCAGGCGGATGAGATAGCCGGACAAGACAGTCTGTATAAAGAGAAAAATCGCCCGCAATTCCACTTCACCACCCGCAGAGGATGGATCAACGACCCCAACGGACTCATATACCATGACGGAGAATACCACCTGTTCTATCAACACAATCCTTTCGAAAGAGATTGGGAAAACATGCATTGGGGACATGCTGTCAGCAAAGACCTCGTACACTGGGAGGAGCTGCCGGACGCTTTGTACCCCGATCATCTGGGAACGATGTTCTCCGGGTCCGCTGTTATCGATTATGACAACACAGCAGGATTTAACAAAGGCAAGACACCGGCCATGGTAGCAGCTTTCACGGCTGCCAGCCCCGACAGGCAAGTACAAGGAATCGCTTACAGTCTCGACAACGGACGTACCTTTACCAAATATGCCCATAATCCGGTGATCGATTCAAAGGAAAAATGGAACAGCGGGGATACGCGCGATCCGAAAGTCTTCTGGTATGCACCGTCCAAGCACTGGGTATTGGTACTGAACGAACGTGACGGGCACTCCATATATACATCCGGCAACCTGAAAGACTGGAAATACGAAAGCCATGTAACAGGCTTCTGGGAATGTCCCGAACTGTTCGAACTAGCGGTGGACGGTAATAAAGACAACACGAAATGGGTGATGTACGGTGCATCAGGCACATACATGATCGGCTCATTTGACGGTAAAGTGTTCAAACCCGAAGCTGGGAAGTATTGCTATACCACGGGAAGCATTTATGCCGCACAAACCATCACGAATATTCCTGCCTCCGATGGTCGCCGGATTCAGATCGGCTGGGGAAGAGTTTCCCATCCCGGAATGCCGTTCAACGGAATGATGATGCTCCCGACAGAATTGACGCTACGTACCACGAAAGATGGAATCCGCCTGGTCAGTGTACCTGTAAAAGAGACTGAACAACTCTTCCAGCCCATTCGCAAATGGCACTCCTTGACTTCGGACGAAGCCAACCAAAAACTAAAAGAATTCTATGATGCCGATTGCCTCCGGATTAAAACCACCTTTAAGCTATCCCATGCCACAGACGCAGGCTTTAACCTATTCGGACAACGTATCATCGGCTATGACATGAATTCCAATCTGATCAACGGGCATTTTTACTCCCCGCAAGATCCTACAAGCATGGAACTTTCCGCTGATATTTATATCGACCGCACTACCATTGAGGTATTTATCGACGGAGGCCTGTACTCTTATTCCATGGAACGCCGCCCTTACGAAGACAACAAGGAAGGATTCCACTTCTGGGGAAACCGCATAGAGGTTAAAAACCTGGAAGTAGAAGCCGTGAAGTCCATCTGGTAA
- a CDS encoding RagB/SusD family nutrient uptake outer membrane protein, producing MKLKYFCLSLLLGSSLTFTGCTSWLDEDVYSQLGNGTVANSSNAIERVLFEAYRNAQFHGNFGGNIEYHEEWTCDQFWETGGAVNNHASVMLQFTWDASYPDHAVNLWNQCYRSIRNCNLVLELIDGSTLPDDEKTRIKSEARFIRAIVYYKLYMRSGGVPLRLKSEGEQALARATDEEMKTFIETELSEVAPLLPDRGELSSYQYGRATRGAAYGFLCKFYLNTKQWAKCAQAAQEVMDLEFGYELWPDYNTLFTVDNKMTNKEFIWAFTCSTQADGCEIINGWFPADFKRVQTNTAVGEIVFTSNMRNWARMDRIYDSFYNSFDPKDKRKDLIITEYENTKGNTVSLLNDNNTRMFKYVPDPNAVENAHGNDIPVIRYADILLSRAEALNELNGPTQDIFDNLIQPVRDRAGLTDKLYASDFTKETLRDFLLKERGWEFYGENLRRQDLLRHGKFIEQAKERQKIGKPFEIKAIIDDHFKLFPIPQTEIDANPLCEQNPGY from the coding sequence ATGAAACTCAAATATTTTTGTTTATCACTGTTATTGGGAAGCAGCCTTACATTTACCGGCTGTACTTCCTGGCTTGACGAAGATGTATATTCTCAATTAGGCAATGGTACGGTAGCCAATTCGTCCAATGCGATTGAACGTGTGCTTTTTGAAGCGTACCGTAATGCTCAGTTCCATGGGAACTTCGGTGGCAATATCGAATATCATGAAGAGTGGACTTGCGACCAGTTCTGGGAAACGGGTGGTGCGGTTAACAATCACGCATCAGTCATGTTGCAGTTCACTTGGGATGCTTCTTATCCCGATCATGCAGTGAATTTGTGGAATCAATGCTATCGTTCTATTCGTAACTGTAACCTTGTTTTGGAACTGATCGACGGTTCAACTTTGCCGGATGATGAAAAAACACGTATAAAGTCGGAGGCTCGTTTTATCCGTGCCATCGTTTATTATAAGTTGTATATGCGTAGCGGTGGTGTTCCTTTGCGATTGAAATCGGAGGGAGAACAGGCTTTGGCAAGAGCTACCGATGAAGAGATGAAGACTTTTATCGAAACAGAACTTTCGGAAGTCGCTCCATTGCTACCCGATAGGGGGGAATTGTCCAGCTATCAATACGGACGCGCTACCCGCGGTGCTGCTTATGGTTTCTTATGTAAGTTCTATCTGAATACAAAACAGTGGGCTAAGTGCGCACAAGCTGCTCAGGAAGTAATGGATCTTGAATTTGGTTATGAATTATGGCCGGATTACAATACGCTGTTTACGGTAGACAATAAGATGACTAATAAGGAATTTATCTGGGCATTTACTTGCAGTACTCAGGCTGACGGTTGTGAAATAATCAATGGTTGGTTCCCGGCCGACTTCAAGAGGGTTCAGACCAATACGGCAGTTGGTGAGATCGTGTTTACAAGCAATATGAGAAACTGGGCTCGTATGGACCGTATCTATGATTCGTTCTATAATTCTTTCGATCCGAAAGATAAGCGTAAGGATTTGATCATCACTGAATACGAAAATACAAAAGGAAACACTGTTTCGTTGTTGAACGATAATAATACTCGTATGTTCAAGTATGTTCCCGATCCGAATGCAGTGGAAAATGCGCATGGCAATGACATTCCTGTCATCCGTTATGCCGATATTCTCCTCTCACGTGCGGAAGCGTTGAACGAATTGAATGGTCCTACACAGGATATCTTCGACAACCTGATTCAACCTGTCAGAGATAGAGCCGGATTAACAGACAAACTGTATGCTTCGGACTTTACGAAAGAGACTTTGCGTGACTTCTTGCTGAAAGAAAGAGGTTGGGAGTTCTACGGTGAGAATCTTCGCAGACAAGATTTGCTTCGCCATGGTAAGTTCATCGAGCAAGCAAAAGAAAGACAAAAGATTGGCAAGCCGTTTGAAATCAAGGCAATCATTGATGATCATTTCAAACTGTTCCCGATTCCCCAGACTGAAATCGATGCTAATCCACTTTGTGAACAGAATCCTGGATATTAA
- a CDS encoding SusC/RagA family TonB-linked outer membrane protein: MKIKHLDGLYNRSVFRIMTMILFFLFLGVGNTFSNVNASNAPDEQLQQGKKIKGVVRDETGEPIIGANVIEKGTSNGLITDLDGAFSLEVKPGSTLVISYIGYISQEIPITDNTTTLNIKLVEDSKTLDEVVVVGYGTMKKSDLTGSVSSFRKKDMNQGVNSSLSGLLQGKAAGVQVTQASAEPGGGITIQVRGAGSVNAESGPLYVVDGLPIETSNVVSGSGNGMPGMRVARSPISNINPADIESIEILKDASATAIYGARGANGVVLVTTKKGASGKMKVNYSGFVGMQVKKDMIEVLNAEDYKRILNEIQATPGSNVSDSEIVGEIQDGGTDWQNEMLRTAVVQSHSLSFTGGTEKTKFFTSLNYFDQDGIMKNTNYKRYDGRVNLDYKEDRFNFGTNITASYTHDDIVPIGFSTNEEGSALYAARGFDPTLRTFNDDGTYQTSSLINLDNPLALLNGKTSQTSTYRTLGTAFLEYTILKGWTVKANLGFDYINSRRDSYVSEITKSGKAKSGIASILTGTRSNYLTEFTTNYNRDLPHNSSINAMAGFTYQKFSYNSFDGNGSGFPVDEIMTNNMGMADPSLYGMGSSKNNNKLMSYIGRVNYNMFDVLLFTATLRIDGSSRFGKNNRFGYFPSGAVAWKLHQHDFIKNLNVFSNLKARASFGRTGNQDIGNFLSIVTYGTGAKMVLDGKPVVSFGPQRIANPDLKWETTEQINVGLDMGFFDNRLSVSLDYFQKNTFDMLFNKPIPASTGYTSIMQNVGNIRNRGFELTLDSRNFVGAFTWNTSLNLSTLKNKVTDLSGLAEIIHGDAGQSTSDFAIIREGEALNSFFGYQTAGIWQSEEEIQAADLKYAVKPGDVHYVDQNGDGVINSEDRVVLGKSIPSFTFGLTNELSYKNFTLNFFIDGATGFKILNNAIVETLYPVSHRRNRLAEPYLNRWTEDNPSNKWPSFVNLAGRQGGKGVCDLSVEDGSYIRLQTVQLSYNVPLKSNKIFSKLGFYILGQNLLTLTGYSGQDPTLNSNGNSTLKVDFNAYPSYRTFSFGVEIGF; this comes from the coding sequence ATGAAAATAAAACATTTGGATGGATTATATAATAGATCCGTCTTCCGTATCATGACAATGATCCTGTTCTTTTTATTTCTTGGGGTCGGTAATACATTTTCTAATGTAAATGCTTCGAATGCTCCTGATGAGCAATTGCAACAGGGAAAGAAAATCAAAGGTGTTGTAAGAGATGAGACCGGTGAGCCTATTATCGGTGCCAATGTTATTGAAAAAGGTACCAGTAACGGTCTTATTACTGATCTTGACGGTGCTTTCTCTCTTGAAGTTAAGCCGGGATCGACACTCGTCATCTCATATATTGGTTATATCAGTCAGGAAATTCCGATAACAGACAATACCACTACGTTGAACATTAAGCTTGTGGAAGATTCAAAAACACTCGATGAAGTAGTGGTGGTTGGTTACGGTACGATGAAAAAGAGCGACTTAACAGGTTCCGTATCTTCTTTCCGTAAGAAGGATATGAATCAAGGTGTGAACTCTTCTTTGTCAGGATTACTGCAAGGTAAAGCTGCCGGTGTACAGGTGACTCAGGCAAGTGCCGAACCGGGTGGTGGTATCACTATTCAGGTGCGTGGTGCCGGTTCTGTGAATGCAGAATCAGGTCCATTGTACGTTGTCGATGGTTTGCCTATTGAGACAAGTAATGTAGTTTCCGGTAGTGGTAATGGTATGCCGGGTATGCGTGTGGCAAGAAGCCCCATCAGTAACATAAACCCTGCTGATATCGAATCTATCGAAATCTTGAAAGATGCTTCTGCAACAGCTATCTATGGTGCCCGTGGTGCGAACGGTGTTGTTTTGGTGACAACGAAAAAAGGTGCTTCCGGTAAGATGAAGGTAAACTATAGCGGTTTTGTTGGAATGCAGGTAAAGAAAGATATGATTGAAGTTTTGAATGCGGAAGATTACAAACGTATTCTCAACGAGATACAGGCAACACCGGGTTCCAACGTATCCGATAGTGAGATCGTAGGTGAAATACAAGATGGAGGTACTGACTGGCAGAACGAAATGTTGCGGACTGCTGTCGTACAAAGCCATAGCCTCTCGTTTACCGGTGGTACTGAAAAGACTAAATTCTTTACTTCTTTGAACTACTTCGATCAGGATGGTATCATGAAAAATACCAATTATAAGCGTTATGATGGTCGTGTCAATTTGGATTACAAAGAGGACAGATTCAACTTCGGCACAAATATCACAGCGTCCTATACGCATGATGACATTGTTCCGATCGGTTTCTCAACGAATGAAGAAGGTAGTGCGCTTTATGCAGCCAGAGGCTTTGACCCGACTTTAAGAACTTTCAATGATGACGGAACTTACCAGACTTCTTCACTGATCAATCTGGATAACCCGTTGGCTTTGTTGAATGGTAAAACTAGCCAGACATCAACTTACCGTACTTTAGGAACTGCTTTCTTGGAATATACTATTTTGAAGGGTTGGACGGTAAAGGCTAATTTAGGTTTTGACTATATAAACAGTCGCCGTGATTCTTATGTTTCTGAAATTACTAAATCGGGTAAGGCTAAGTCCGGTATCGCTTCTATTCTGACAGGTACACGTAGTAATTACCTGACTGAGTTTACAACCAACTATAACAGAGATCTGCCACATAACAGCAGTATTAATGCAATGGCCGGTTTCACCTACCAGAAGTTCTCTTATAATAGTTTTGATGGTAATGGTTCGGGTTTCCCGGTCGATGAAATCATGACAAACAATATGGGCATGGCCGATCCGTCTCTGTACGGCATGGGTAGCTCTAAAAACAATAACAAGTTAATGTCTTATATCGGTCGTGTCAACTATAATATGTTCGATGTGTTATTGTTCACTGCTACATTGCGTATTGATGGTTCTTCCCGCTTTGGTAAAAACAATCGTTTCGGTTATTTCCCTTCGGGAGCCGTTGCATGGAAATTGCATCAGCATGACTTTATCAAAAACCTGAATGTTTTCAGCAACCTGAAAGCAAGAGCTAGTTTCGGACGTACAGGTAACCAAGACATTGGTAATTTCTTGTCAATCGTTACTTACGGAACAGGAGCCAAGATGGTTTTGGATGGCAAACCAGTCGTATCATTCGGCCCTCAGCGTATTGCCAATCCTGATTTGAAATGGGAAACAACCGAGCAGATAAACGTAGGTCTGGATATGGGGTTCTTTGATAACCGTTTGAGCGTTTCTTTGGATTATTTCCAGAAGAATACATTCGATATGTTGTTCAACAAACCGATTCCTGCTTCTACGGGATATACTTCCATCATGCAGAACGTGGGTAACATCAGAAACCGTGGTTTTGAACTCACACTTGACTCACGGAACTTTGTCGGAGCATTCACATGGAATACCAGCTTGAACTTAAGTACGTTGAAGAACAAGGTAACTGATTTGTCCGGTCTGGCAGAAATTATCCACGGAGATGCCGGTCAGTCTACAAGTGATTTTGCCATTATCCGTGAAGGAGAAGCCTTGAACTCCTTCTTTGGTTACCAAACTGCTGGTATCTGGCAATCTGAAGAAGAAATCCAAGCTGCCGATCTGAAATATGCAGTGAAACCGGGTGACGTTCACTATGTTGACCAGAATGGTGATGGTGTGATTAACAGCGAAGACCGTGTGGTTTTGGGCAAATCTATCCCTTCATTCACATTCGGTTTGACGAACGAGCTTTCTTATAAGAATTTCACATTGAACTTCTTCATCGACGGAGCTACAGGCTTCAAGATATTGAATAATGCAATCGTTGAAACCCTTTATCCGGTCAGCCACCGTCGTAACCGTCTGGCAGAACCTTATCTGAACAGATGGACGGAGGATAATCCTTCTAATAAATGGCCTTCGTTTGTCAATCTTGCCGGTCGTCAGGGAGGTAAGGGTGTTTGCGACCTGAGTGTTGAAGACGGTTCTTACATCCGTTTGCAAACTGTACAGTTAAGCTACAATGTTCCATTGAAGAGCAATAAGATATTCAGCAAACTTGGTTTCTATATTTTGGGACAGAACCTTTTGACTCTGACTGGATACAGTGGACAAGACCCGACGTTGAACTCTAATGGAAACAGTACGTTGAAAGTAGATTTCAATGCTTATCCTTCTTACAGAACATTTTCATTTGGTGTAGAAATCGGTTTTTAA
- a CDS encoding sulfatase family protein, which yields MKSFAKVAGSLSTIVVLTLPSGHVASQTVRMNKPNIVIILADDQGYGGVNCYPHIKRIVTPNIDELAESGVKCMQGYASGHLSSPTRAGLMTGKYQQSFGFYGLSTPHVGGIPKDQKMLSEYLLENGYSTACIGKWHLGDYIRSHPNNRGFQTFYGFINGLHDYYDPLVGGSWDGVYSGLAFTLDNMDPVVDMEYSTYEYTNRAIRFIEKNVDNPFFLYLPYNAIHSPLQAPEELIGELANNPAEVGKDDIARAMTFALDQGVGKVVETLERLGLRENTIIFYLSDNGAVDYSDKWEFRGKKGSYYEGGIRVPFIVSYPPEIAKGTVYDQPVMSIDIAPTIMALAGISQDDMHGVDLMPYLTGKNKDVPHDVLYWSTEKESDTQVEKNSFAIRQGKWKLVSDPAIEKDCNLYDIETDPQEMIGLKEKYPEKYKELYAMYLEWINQMPDELANGENARLKGMELMRKYQKNLKKAGKKAVPLSFGEQVSRKK from the coding sequence ATGAAATCATTCGCAAAAGTAGCGGGTAGCTTATCAACAATCGTCGTGCTGACGTTACCGTCAGGGCATGTAGCATCTCAGACTGTTCGTATGAACAAACCCAATATTGTTATTATTCTGGCAGACGATCAGGGTTACGGGGGAGTTAATTGCTATCCGCATATAAAAAGAATTGTCACACCGAATATCGATGAATTGGCTGAAAGCGGAGTGAAATGTATGCAGGGATATGCATCTGGTCACCTTTCAAGTCCGACCCGTGCTGGTCTTATGACCGGAAAATATCAACAGAGTTTTGGCTTCTATGGGCTGTCTACGCCACATGTGGGAGGTATTCCGAAAGACCAGAAAATGTTGAGCGAATATCTTTTGGAAAATGGATACAGCACGGCTTGTATCGGTAAGTGGCATTTGGGCGATTATATCCGGAGCCATCCTAATAATCGCGGTTTCCAGACTTTCTACGGATTCATAAACGGTTTGCATGACTATTACGACCCGCTGGTGGGTGGTTCGTGGGACGGAGTATACAGTGGATTGGCTTTTACTTTGGACAACATGGATCCGGTAGTCGATATGGAATACTCTACTTATGAGTATACCAACCGGGCTATCCGCTTTATTGAAAAGAATGTCGATAACCCCTTTTTCCTCTACCTGCCTTATAATGCTATTCATTCGCCTTTACAGGCACCTGAAGAATTGATAGGCGAATTGGCGAATAATCCAGCGGAAGTCGGTAAGGATGATATCGCCCGTGCTATGACTTTTGCACTCGACCAGGGAGTGGGTAAAGTGGTAGAAACTTTGGAGCGCCTCGGTTTACGAGAGAATACGATCATCTTCTATCTGAGTGACAACGGTGCGGTGGATTACAGTGATAAATGGGAATTTCGTGGGAAGAAAGGTTCTTATTATGAAGGAGGCATCCGTGTTCCGTTTATTGTTAGCTATCCGCCAGAGATAGCCAAGGGAACGGTTTATGATCAACCGGTGATGAGTATTGACATCGCTCCCACTATCATGGCTCTGGCTGGAATTTCCCAAGACGACATGCATGGAGTGGACTTAATGCCTTATCTGACTGGTAAGAATAAGGACGTTCCGCATGATGTCCTCTATTGGAGTACTGAAAAGGAAAGTGATACTCAAGTAGAGAAGAATTCGTTTGCCATCCGGCAGGGAAAATGGAAACTGGTTTCCGATCCCGCCATTGAAAAAGACTGTAATCTATACGATATCGAGACAGATCCTCAGGAAATGATCGGGCTTAAAGAAAAATATCCCGAAAAGTATAAGGAGTTATATGCTATGTATCTTGAATGGATCAATCAGATGCCCGATGAATTGGCTAATGGTGAAAATGCGCGGTTGAAAGGGATGGAATTGATGAGAAAATATCAGAAGAACTTGAAGAAAGCCGGTAAAAAGGCTGTTCCTTTATCATTTGGGGAACAGGTAAGTAGAAAAAAATAG